The following proteins come from a genomic window of Alosa sapidissima isolate fAloSap1 chromosome 20, fAloSap1.pri, whole genome shotgun sequence:
- the cenpi gene encoding centromere protein I, with protein sequence MTKSSSLSELGRATNCSDEHDSSCNVSSSNRSLRLAENAKRKSEAEAPFLVAFKYFSQVKAGTPVNGNDELLGHLDRVERMALAQGLPPDAVSIMLEFAMSLRCRSSISSRVLRFLIPASVVPQEAVVRGFSWLCTQKMPQSMQILFLRWVLTMFDMIDCKDNLRAIYGFIFSFVIDESLCPFICHLLYLLTIKGHVKPFRVRKLLDIQGRMGKQPYLMQLLALYKVFCPEMVTLTMPSRMRAGFKNHSTTWKAALAALKRRNAGKEAPSMELTLGVRKSDSRKRKFHHLEVPALTPAMESSGPNARRGVCLQQLSSFNELLDNLNSIELPAQMGSLLSSALALHYLDCVQDESAFLRLNFWLGHALHEEFLFGPADGSPESMAEASHFLSMLVSTQHFLQEGFSSTEGFLFKFLQVWDGFLHRPQILELLSDIPLVPSSYIKDALFEPLMQLYFTSSVFFKCSVIECLTSMLRKWLTWHSICAQEEGLDISLNNRSNMSLSLSGFLDSVLKLVQFVGRLTSAGLQLERGHTLLLHHALGFYETVSDMFLKYSLPLFVMLPPGVFYPALLATDPVSVDRLGYIMFRYRQNLTSAKEEQKKQKELSIHINRSVYQEFNSYLVAMVAHLWNSRSFSPRSGIQVSEALLERTKVGDHSNCFDLIHHPAFLNYAIDFHQQCWPERADIDLNSIKAGKYWEWYVEFLFTQGFDGLRDFIKVNINPTVTRHSDGRPSSGQPLSQPSQPSQPTAEASSSTALS encoded by the exons TTAAAGCAGGCACGCCTGTGAATGGGAATGATGAGTTGTTAGGGCACCTAGACCGGGTGGAGAGGATGGCCCTGGCTCAGGGGCTTCCCCCAGATGCCGTCTCCATCATGCTGGAGTTCGCCATGAGTCTGCGCTGCA GGAGCTCGATATCGTCGCGGGTGCTGCGGTTCCTGATTCCGGCTTCAGTAGTGCCCCAGGAAGCTGTGGTCAGAGGATTCTCATGGCTCTGCACACAGAAAATGCCCCAATCCATGCAG ATCCTTTTCCTGCGCTGGGTGCTGACGATGTTTGACATGATTGACTGTAAAGACAACCTAAGGGCCATCTATGGCTTCATCTTCAGCTTTGTGATTGATGAAAGTTTG TGTCCCTTCATCTGCCACCTGTTATACCTTCTAACCATAAAAGGACATG TGAAGCCCTTCCGAGTTCGAAAGCTGTTGGACATTCAAGGCAGAATG GGCAAACAGCCGTACCTAATGCAATTACTGGCCCTCTACAAAGTCTTCTGTCCAGAGATGGTCACTCTCACTATGCCGTCCAGGATGAGG gcTGGCTTCAAGAACCACAGCACCACTTGGAAGGCAGCGCTAGCTGCGCTGAAGAGGAGGAATGCCGGAAAAGAGGCTCCCAGCATGGAACTCACACTAGGTGTGCGGAAGTCCGACTCAAGGAAAAGG AAATTCCATCACCTGGAGGTGCCGGCCTTGACTCCAGCAATGGAGAGCTCGGGTCCCAACGCCAGGAGAGGGGTGTGCCTGCAGCAGCTGAGCTCCTTCAACGAGCTGCTAGACAACCTGAACAGTAttgag CTGCCAGCTCAGATGGGCTCTCTGCTCAGCTCCGCTTTGGCTCTGCATTACCTGGACTGTGTGCAGGACGAGTCGGCCTTCCTCCGCCTCAACTTCTGGCTGGGCCACGCGCTGCACGAAG AGTTCCTGTTTGGTCCTGCGGACGGTAGCCCGGAGAGTATGGCCGAAGCCTCGCACTTCCTCAGCATGCTCGTCTCCACACAACACTTCCTCCAG GAGGGCTTCTCCAGCACAGAGGGCTTCCTCTTCAAGTTCCTGCAAGTGTGGGATGGCTTCCTCCACCGGCCGCAGATACTGGAGCTGCTCAGCGACATTCCACTGGTGCCCAGCTcct ACATTAAGGACGCTCTCTTCGAGCCTTTGATGCAGCTGTACTTCACCTCCTCCGTGTTCTTCAAG TGCAGTGTCATTGAGTGTCTGACCAGCATGCTGCGGAAGTGGCTGACCTGGCATTCCATCTGTGCCCAGGAGGAGGGGCTGGACATCAGTCTCAACAACCGCAGCAACAT GAGCCTGAGTCTGTCGGGGTTCCTGGACTCTGTGCTGAAGCTGGTGCAGTTTGTGGGCCGCCTGACCTCAGCGGGTCTGCAGTTGGAGCGTGGACACACCCTGCTGCTCCACCATGCCCTGGGCTTCTACGAGACG GTGTCCGACATGTTCCTTAAGTACAGCTTGCCCCTGTTTGTCATGTTGCCCCCCGGCGTCTTCTACCCAGCGCTCCTGGCCACTGACCCAGTCTCCGTTGATCGGCTTGGGTACATCATGTTCAG GTATAGGCAAAATCTGACATCTGCCAAGGAAGAACAGAAGAAGCAAAAAGAG CTGTCCATCCACATCAACCGTAGTGTCTACCAGGAGTTTAATTCCTATCTGGTTGCCATGGTGGCCCACCTGTGGAACTCCAGGAGCTTCAGCCCGAGGTCGGGCATCCAGGTCAGCGAAGCGCTGCTGGAGCGAACCAAAGTGGGTGACCACTCTAACTGCTTCGACCTCATCCACCATCCAGCTTTCCTCAACTACGCAATAGACTTCCATCAACAG TGTTGGCCGGAGCGCGCAGACATCGACCTGAACTCCATCAAG GCTGGGAAGTACTGGGAGTGGTATGTAGAGTTCCTCTTCACGCAGGGCTTTGACGGCCTGAGGGACTTCATTAAGGTTAACATCAACCCAACAGTGACCCGGCACAGCGATGGGCGGCCGAGCAGTGGCCAGCCTCTCAGCCAACCCTCGCAGCCCAGCCAGCCGACAGCGGAGGCGTCATCATCGACGGCGCTGTCTTAA